A region of Rhodamnia argentea isolate NSW1041297 chromosome 9, ASM2092103v1, whole genome shotgun sequence DNA encodes the following proteins:
- the LOC115748616 gene encoding ATP-dependent helicase BRM: MQQPIGGGGGPGRGAAGRAPSTSAAGSPSSSSSAVSASHLGFDSAAQQQQQQPPRQLLQQQFVRRPEGNEVLLAYQTGGLQGTGGGSMFSPSPGSMQFPQQSRKFVDLAQQHGSSQAGQNKKQGVEQQVINPVHQAYLQYGFHDPQKSALMMQAAQQAKLEMMGHGSGKDQDMRMGNMKMQELMSAQASKQAQASSSKNLSEHFASGEKRLGQVFQPGSEQRLEPRPLSQPTATGQLPHASTARPLQALQTQQSSQNVPIQLMASPMQAVQAWAMENNIDLSLPGNANMMAQLLPLMQARMAAQQKANENNLGAQSSSTPVSKPQAASPSVVSENSSHANSPNEVSGQPGSAKAKQNIPAGPSGPGAVSNSNNIMMQQFPTHGRENQVSSGKSPVFENGMLPMRPPQISASAVQGVDSSLQNKKSFSGQESLQMQYLKQINRSSPQSPVPSNSGAPNSHPSSQGGVAVQMSQQHCAFTKQQLHVLKAQILAFRRLKKGEGTLPQELLRAIVPPPLELQLQQQILPTGGNGVEKAATKVVEDGVRSSHMGEKDARPVPPPSAQISLREQAATVEEKATVSAVHFQGPPPGLKDHPPSVSAVKDDQQTAVLSVKVEQDADRVAQKTPAGNDLPIDKGKGVAGQISEAVQGKKPVQASALTQPKDAGSARKYHGPLFDFPFFTRKYDSFGSAPVLNSNNNLTLAYDIKDLLLEEGLEVLNKKRTENLKKIGGLLAVNLERKRIRPDLVLRLQIEEKKLRLLDLQARLRDEVDQQQQEIMQMPDRPYRKFVRLCERQRMELTRQVQASQKAFREKQLKSIFQWRKKLLEAHWAIRDARTARNRGVAKYHERMLREFSKRKDDDRNRRMEALKNNDVERYREMLLEQQTTIPGEAAERYAVLSSFLTQTEEYLQKLGNKITAAKNQQEVEEAANAAAAAARLQGLSEEEVRTAASCAGEEVMIRNRFMEMNAPKDASSVSKYYSLAHAVNERVVRQPSMLRAGTLRDYQLVGLQWMLSLYNNKLNGILADEMGLGKTVQVMALIAYLMEFKSNYGPHLIIVPNAVLVNWKSEFYNWLPSASCIFYVGGKDQRSKLFSQEVCAMKFNVLVTTYEFIMYDRSKLSKVDWKYIIIDEAQRMKDRESVLARDLDRYRCQRRLLLTGTPLQNDLKELWSLLNLLLPEVFDNRKVFHDWFSKPFQKEGPPQNAEDDWLETEKKVIIIHRLHQILEPFMLRRRVEDVEGSLPPKVSMVLRCRMSSIQSAIYDWIKSTGTLRVDPEDEQRRVQKNPIYQARIFRTLNNRCMELRKACNHPLLNYPYFNDFSKDFLVRSCGKLWILDRILIKLQRTGHRVLLFSTMTKLLDILEEYLQWRRLLYRRIDGTTSLEDRESAIVDFNSPDSDCFIFLLSIRAAGRGLNLQSADTVVIYDPDPNPKNEEQAVARAHRIGQKREVKVIYMEAVVDKIPSHQKEDELRSVGTIDMEDDLAGKDRYMGSIESLIRNNIQQYKIDMADEVINAGRFDQRTTHEERRLTLETLLHDEERYQETLHDVPSLQEVNRMIARSEEEVELFDQMDEELDWTEEMTNYEQVPKWLRASTKEVNAAIATLSKKPLKNTLLAGTITEPNEPGSELVRKRGRPKSKKHPNYKELDDDNEEYTEASSDEGNRYSTREEEGEIEEFEEDTYSGAPGALPINKDQSDEDVPAEEGDEYPWTTERTRNNHLPDEAGFSGSSADSQRGIRMASPSVSSQKFGSLSALESRPSSLSRRMPDELEEGEIALSGDSHVDHQQSESWVHEREEGEDEQVLQPKIKRKRSLRMRPRHTMERPEEKSSNGALPVQCGDSAFLPLQMDHKYQPQSKTASETCPFGEPTAPKHGHGGPSMKSRRQTSLRRISDPSKLHPLPKSSRSNHISSSDAAAERSRENWNGRVANPSGNSGVGAGLSEIIQRKCKNVVSKLQRRIDKEGHQIVPLLTDLWKRMGSPGHMGVVGINLLDLRKIDQRVGKLEYDDVMDLVLDVQLMLKGAMQFYGFSHEVRSEARKVHDLFFDILKIAFPDTDFEEARNALSFSGPGAASQSAPSPKQPSAGQSKRHRVINEVDADKDPPLKPVRRGEDTRIRVSLHPKETGTVSGNFNTREQSQRDDSPLLAHPGDLVICKKKRKDREKVVVKSRTASSVPVSPAAVARGIRSPGPSSLKDAKSTQQTLHQQGWINNSGQPSNSSGGDVGWANPVKRLRTDSGRRRPSHL, encoded by the exons ATGCAACAACCGATTGGCGGAGGCGGCGGGCCCGGCCGGGGCGCGGCTGGGCGGGCGCCGTCCACGTCAGCTGCCGGGTcgccgtcgtcttcttcttcggccgTGTCCGCTTCGCATTTGGGATTTGATTCAGCggcgcagcagcagcagcagcagccgcctAGACAA TTATTACAGCAGCAGTTCGTGCGAAGACCTGAAGGGAATGAAGTCCTTCTAGCATATCAAACAGGTGGACTCCAAGGAACTGGGGGAGGTAGCATGTTTTCTCCATCGCCAGGCTCCATGCAATTTCCTCAACAATCTAGAAAGTTCGTAGATTTGGCACAGCAACATGGTTCCTCCCAGGCTGGACAGAATAAAAAGCAGGGTGTTGAGCAGCAAGTCATCAATCCAGTTCATCAAGCTTATCTTCAATATGGTTTTCATGATCCGCAAAAGTCTGCTTTAATGATGCAAGCAGCACAACAAGCTAAACTGGAGATGATGGGGCATGGATCAGGGAAGGATCAAGACATGCGGATGGGCAACATGAAAATGCAGGAGCTTATGTCTGCTCAGGCATCTAAACAGGCTCAGGCATCATCCTCCAAGAATTTGTCTGAACATTTTGCTTCTGGTGAAAAGCGCCTGGGACAAGTGTTTCAGCCAGGCTCTGAACAGAGGCTTGAGCCAAGGCCACTTAGCCAGCCAACTGCAACAGGACAGTTACCACATGCAAGTACTGCAAGACCTTTACAAGCACTGCAGACTCAACAAAGCTCGCAAAACGTGCCTATCCAGCTGATGGCTTCCCCGATGCAAGCAGTGCAGGCATGGGCAATGGAGAATAACATTGATCTTTCACTACCTGGAAATGCCAACATGATGGCACAGCTCTTACCGCTCATGCAGGCTAGGATGGCTGCCCAGCAGAAAGCAAACGAAAATAACCTTGGTGCACAATCATCAAGCACACCTGTCTCAAAACCACAAGCTGCTTCTCCATCAGTCGTAAGTGAGAATTCTTCCCATGCTAATTCTCCCAATGAAGTATCTGGTCAACCTGGCTCAGCAAAAGCCAAGCAGAACATTCCTGCTGGTCCTTCTGGCCCTGGGGCAGTCAGTAACAGTAATAACATCATGATGCAGCAATTTCCTACTCATGGAAGGGAGAACCAAGTGTCTTCAGGAAAATCTCCTGTCTTTGAGAATGGAATGCTCCCTATGCGTCCCCCTCAAATATCTGCAAGTGCAGTTCAGGGCGTGGATTCATCCTTACAGAATAAGAAGTCATTCAGTGGCCAAGAATCCTTGCAGATGCAATATCTTAAACAGATAAATAGGTCATCACCACAGTCTCCGGTTCCTTCAAACAGTGGGGCCCCAAATAGCCATCCTTCCTCCCAAGGTGGAGTAGCTGTGCAGATGTCACAACAACATTGTGCTTTTACGAAACAGCAACTGCATGTGCTTAAAGCTCAGATATTGGCATTTAGGCGGCTGAAA AAAGGAGAAGGAACTTTACCACAAGAACTACTCCGAGCTATTGTCCCACCTCCCCTTGAGTTACAGTTGCAGCAGCAAATCCTCCCTACTGGAGGGAACGGTGTGGAAAAGGCTGCTACAAAGGTTGTAGAAGATGGTGTGAGGTCTTCACATATGGGTGAAAAAGATGCTCGGCCTGTGCCACCACCTAGTGCACAAATTTCTTTAAGAGAGCAGGCTGCTACAGTGGAGGAGAAGGCAACTGTTTCAGCAGTTCACTTCCAAGGTCCACCTCCTGGTTTGAAGGATCATCCTCCATCTGTATCTGCTGTCAAGGACGATCAGCAAACTGCTGTCCTCTCAGTCAAGGTGGAGCAAGATGCCGACCGTGTGGCTCAGAAAACTCCTGCTGGAAATGATCTTCCTATTGATAAAGGAAAGGGTGTTGCAGGCCAAATCTCTGAGGCAGTGCAGGGTAAGAAACCTGTGCAAGCGAGTGCATTGACTCAACCAAAAGATGCAGGCTCTGCCAGAAAGTATCATGGACCACTTTTTGATTTCCCCTTCTTCACAAGGAAATATGACTCTTTTGGGTCGGCACCAGTGCTTAACAGCAATAACAATCTCACGCTGGCATACGATATCAAGGACCTGCTTCTTGAggaagggcttgaagtgctcaACAAGAAGAGGACAGAAAATCTGAAGAAGATTGGCGGTTTACTGGCTGTGAATCTGGAGAGGAAAAGGATCAGGCCTGATCTTGTACTTCGCTTGCAAATTGAAGAGAAGAAGCTTCGCCTTTTAGATCTACAGGCACGCTTGAGGGATGAAGTTGATCAGCAGCAACAGGAAATAATGCAGATGCCTGATAGGCCATATCGAAAATTTGTTCGCCTGTGTGAGCGTCAAAGGATGGAGCTTACTCGTCAAGTGCAAGCTTCTCAAAAAGCTTTTCGTGAGAAGCAACTCAAATCAATCTTTCAATGGCGTAAGAAGCTTCTTGAGGCTCATTGGGCCATCCGTGATGCACGGACTGCACGTAACAGAGGCGTTGCCAAATATCATGAGAGAATGTTGAGggaattttctaaaagaaaggATGATGATAGGAATAGAAGGATGGAGGCATTGAAGAATAATGATGTGGAAAGATACAGAGAGATGTTGCTGGAGCAGCAGACCACCATTCCAGGTGAAGCTGCTGAGAGGTATGCTGTTCTGTCATCATTTTTGACTCAGACGGAAGAATATCTTCAGAAGCTTGGAAATAAAATAACAGCCGCCAAGAACCAGCAGGAAGTAGAAGAGGCTGCAAATGCTGCTGCAGCAGCCGCAAGGTTGCAG GGACTCTCTGAAGAAGAAGTGAGGACAGCAGCATCTTGTGCTGGCGAAGAAGTAATGATACGAAATCGTTTCATGGAAATGAATGCACCTAAGGATGCTTCATCTGTGAGCAA GTATTATTCCCTTGCACATGCTGTGAATGAAAGGGTTGTGAGGCAACCGTCAATGTTGCGGGCTGGAACTTTACGAGATTATCAACTT GTTGGTTTGCAGTGGATGCTTTCTTTGTACAACAACAAGCTAAATGGAATCTTGGCAGATGAGATGGGTCTTGGAAAAACTGTGCAG GTAATGGCGCTGATTGCTTATCTAATGGAGTTTAAGAGTAACTATGGACCTCATCTTATTATAGTACCCAACGCTGTCTTGGTGAACTGGAAG agTGAATTCTATAATTGGTTGCCATCAGCTTCATGCATTTTTTACGTGGGTGGAAAGGACCAAAGGTCGAAATTGTTTTCTCAG GAGGTGTGTGCCATGAAATTCAATGTTCTTGTGACTACTTATGAGTTTATTATGTATGACcggtcaaaactttcaaaagttgATTGGAAATATATCATAATTGATGAGGCTCAAAGAATGAAGGACAGAGAATCAGTTTTAGCACGGGATCTTGACAGATATCGTTGCCAGAGGCGTCTGCTTCTCACAGGAACTCCATTACAG AATGATTTGAAGGAACTTTGGTCACTTCTGAATCTACTTCTTCCTGAGGTTTTTGATAATCGAAAAGTGTTCCATGATTGGTTTTCGAAACCCTTCCAAAAGGAAGGCCCTCCTCAAAATGCTGAGGATGACTGGCTCGAGACTGAAAAGAAAGTCATCATCATCCATCGACTTCATCAAATTCTGGAGCCATTTATGCTTAGGCGTCGTGTTGAAGATGTGGAAGGTTCACTTCCTCCAAAG GTGTCCATGGTCCTAAGATGCAGAATGTCTTCTATTCAGAGTGCCATCTATGATTGGATCAAATCTACTGGTACTCTTCGAGTAGACCCTGAAGATGAGCAACGCAGAGTCCAGAAGAATCCGATTTATCAAGCTAGGATTTTTAGAACTTTAAATAATAGATGTATGGAACTTCGAAAAGCTTGCAATCATCCTTTGCTGAACTACCCTTACTTTAACGATTTTTCAAAGGACTTCCTTGTAAGATCATGTGGCAAATTGTGGATCTTAGATAGGATCCTTATTAAGCTGCAGAGAACTGGGCACCGGGTACTACTCTTTAGTACCATGACCAAGTTGCTCGATATACTAGAGGAGTACTTGCAGTGGAGGAGACTTCTCTATAGGCGAATTGATGGAACAACAAGCTTAGAAGATCGTGAATCAGCCATCGTGGACTTCAATAGCCCTGATTCAGATTGCTTCATATTTCTGTTGAGCATTCGTGCAGCTGGTCGGGGTCTTAATCTTCAGTCTGCTGATACAGTTGTTATATATGATCCCGATCCTAACCCCAAAAATGAAGAGCAGGCTGTTGCGAGAGCCCACCGCATTGGGCAGAAGAGAGAAGTCAAAGTTATTTATATGGAAGCAGTTGTTGACAAAATTCCGAGTCATCAGAAGGAGGATGAACTAAGGAGTGTCGGTACCATTGATATGGAAGATGATCTAGCAGGTAAGGATCGGTACATGGGGTCCATTGAGAGCCTGATCAGGAATAACATTCAGCAGTACAAAATTGACATGGCTGATGAGGTGATCAATGCTGGTCGCTTTGACCAGAGAACAACACATGAAGAGAGACGGTTGACTCTAGAAACCTTATTACATGATGAGGAAAGGTATCAAGAAACTCTGCATGATGTTCCCTCTCTGCAGGAGGTAAATCGAATGATTGCTAGGAGTGAAGAAGAAGTCGAGCTATTTGATCAGATGGATGAAGAACTGGATTGGACAGAGGAGATGACTAACTATGAACAAGTGCCAAAATGGCTTCGGGCAAGTACAAAAGAGGTCAATGCTGCTATTGCCACTTTATCAAAGAAACCATTGAAAAACACTTTGCTTGCTGGGACAATAACGGAACCCAATGAACCGGGATCTGAATTAGTGAGAAAGAGGGGGCGGCCCAAGAGTAAAAAGCATCCTAATTACAAGGAACTAGATGATGACAATGAAGAATATACTGAAGCAAGTTCGGATGAGGGAAATCGGTATTCTACACGTGAAGAGGAGGGCGAGATTGAGGAGTTTGAGGAGGACACTTACAGTGGTGCTCCTGGAGCACTACCAATCAACAAAGACCAGTCTGATGAGGATGTTCCGGCTGAAGAAGGTGATGAGTATCCATGGACAACAGAGAGGACTAGGAACAATCATTTGCCTGATGAAGCCGGTTTCTCAGGATCATCGGCAGACAGTCAGAGAGGAATCAGGATGGCATCTCCTTCTGTCTCTTCACAGAAATTTGGATCTTTGTCTGCATTAGAGTCCAGGCCAAGTTCTCTTTCAAGAAGGATG CCTGATGAACTTGAAGAGGGAGAAATTGCTCTGTCTGGAGATTCTCACGTGGATCATCAACAATCTGAAAGTTGGGTTCATGAACGTGAAGAAGGTGAAGATGAACAGGTCTTGCAGCCCAAGATCAAGAGGAAGCGTAGTCTCAGGATGCGCCCTCGTCACACTATGGAAAGGCCAGAGGAAAAGTCTAGCAATGGGGCTCTACCTGTACAATGTGGAGATTCTGCTTTCTTGCCACTCCAAATGGATCACAAGTATCAACCCCAGTCAAAGACTGCATCTGAGACTTGTCCATTTGGAGAACCTACTGCTCCCAAGCATGGCCATGGTGGTCCATCCATGAAAAGTAGGAGACAAACATCTCTAAGGAGAATAAGTGATCCATCAAAGCTACATCCCTTGCCAAAATCTAGCAGATCAAATCACATTTCTTCATCAGATGCTGCTGCGGAACGCTCGAGAGAAAACTGGAATGGCAGAGTTGCAAATCCCTCGGGAAATTCAGGTGTTGGTGCCGGTTTATCCGAAATCATTCAGAGAAAG tgCAAGAATGTAGTAAGCAAGCTCCAGAGGAGGATAGATAAGGAAGGGCATCAGATTGTTCCGCTGCTAACTGATCTTTGGAAGAGGATGGGAAGTCCTGGTCATATGGGTGTTGTTGGAATTAACCTTTTGGATTTGCGGAAAATTGATCAGCGCGTTGGGAAATTGGAGTACGATGATGTGATGGATCTTGTGCTTGACGTGCAACTGATGTTAAAAGGTGCCATGCAGTTCTATGGGTTTTCTCATGAG GTTAGATCTGAAGCGAGAAAAGTTCATGATCTCTTCTTTGACATATTGAAGATTGCATTTCCAGACACAGATTTTGAAGAAGCGAGAaacgctctctctttctcgggCCCTGGTGCTGCATCCCAATCTGCTCCATCACCAAAACAGCCATCCGCTGGCCAAAGCAAGAGACACAGGGTGATAAATGAGGTCGATGCTGATAAAGACCCTCCCCTTAAGCCAGTGCGACGCGGGGAAGACACTAGGATCAGAGTCAGCTTGCATCCAAAGGAAACTGGCACGGTGAGTGGAAACTTCAACACCCGGGAACAGTCTCAGCGGGATGATTCTCCACTGCTTGCTCATCCAGGGGACTTGGTCATctgcaagaagaagaggaaggaccGAGAGAAAGTAGTGGTGAAGTCAAGGACTGCGTCATCGGTTCCTGTTTCACCTGCTGCGGTGGCTCGTGGTATTAGAAGTCCCGGTCCATCATCTCTTAAGGATGCAAAATCAACTCAACAGACCCTCCATCAGCAAGGGTGGATCAATAACTCGGGCCAGCCGTCTAATAGCAGTGGTGGGGACGTCGGTTGGGCCAATCCGGTGAAGAGGTTGAGAACTGATTCTGGCAGAAGGCGGCCGAgccatttgtga
- the LOC115748619 gene encoding AT-rich interactive domain-containing protein 1-like has translation MVVDKDLRGHFMETLNQKKNDEECMPSVLTFKINSGDDDGMGNVDETKSMELESNGSKISVEDEDLMISDSKESAACSAGGGARNEVDTESEVVEGDAVNKKTRASLKRARDSIYEEDSVGSNWKKKSPVGQQDYESIGIAAESDGGNIYSSQGDFIILDPEVSGEESACVVDKTPLWAMLNWLNGIAKDPRDPEIGSLPDLSKWNVYGSDKLWKQVLLSREALLLERHRTLSAKRLVWQKNQKMHPSMYEDRDGSGYKLRERQFEESFLLKASSKKVKNVSDTFLSGCHGTEEHIDNTIKNGDSSSSSAGSLFDNQGQEEVPLGSEFQAEVPEWSGVTFESDSKWLGTPIWPLKNTQRRSIIEREPMGKGRQDSCGCQVRGSAECVRFHIAEKSKRLNLELGPAFHIFKFDKMGEEVKHSWTSQEQEKFAAIVRLNPPSQGKCFWDQMFKDLPSKSRVELVSYYFNVFLMLRRRNQNSFTPLNIDSDDDEWEPGSVVRVVGHQEIRSSGSIFYSPTKPHSRCR, from the exons ATGGTGGTGGACAAGGATCTTAGAGGACATTTCATGGAGACCTTGAATCAAAAGAAGAATGATGAGGAATGCATGCCCTCTGTATTGACGTTCAAGATCAACTCTGGAGATGACGATGGCATGGGGAATGTGGACGAGACCAAGAGCATGGAGCTAGAATCCAATGGAAGCAAGATCAGTGTCGAGGATGAAGACTTGATGATTTCAGACTCGAAGGAAAGCGCAGCGTGTTCTGCAGGTGGCGGAGCACGTAATGAAGTCGATACGGAAAGTGAAGTAGTGGAGGGAGATGCAGTGAATAAGAAAACCAGAGCTTCTTTAAAACGAGCTCGTGACAGTATTTACGAAGAAGATTCAGTGGGGTcgaattggaaaaagaagagtCCTGTAGGGCAACAGGATTATGAGTCAATTGGCATAGCTGCTGAATCAGATGGAGGCAACATATATAGCAGTCAGGGTGATTTCATAATTCTGGATCCGGAAGTGTCTGGAGAGGAATCTGCTTGTGTTGTGGACAAGACTCCACTATGGGCGATGCTTAACTGGCTCAATGGGATTGCAAAAGACCCACGTGATCCAGAAATTGGTTCTTTACCGGACCTGTCCAAATGGAATGTCTATGGAAGCGACAAATTGTGGAAACAGGTTTTGTTGTCTCGGGAGGCTCTCTTATTGGAAAGACACAGAACTCTGAGTGCCAAAAGATTAGTCTGGCAG aaaaatcagaagatgcACCCAAGCATGTATGAAGATCGCGATGGCTCTGGTTATAAACtgagagagagacagtttgAGGAGAGTTTTCTCCTCAAAGCTTCAAGCAAGAAGGTGAAAAACGTTTCGGATACTTTCTTGTCAGGATGTCATGGTACTGAAGAACACATTGATAACACTATCAAGAATGGAGACTCCAGTTCCTCATCTGCAGGTTCTCTATTTGACAATCAGGGACAAGAGGAAGTTCCTCTGGGTTCTGAATTTCAAGCTGAAGTGCCAGAGTGGTCTGGGGTAACTTTTGAAAGTGACTCTAAATGGCTGGGAACCCCAATTTGGCCTTTGAAAAATACACAGAGAAGATCTATAATTGAAAGGGAACCTATGGGAAAGGGAAGGCAAGATTCATGTGGATGTCAAGTTCGAGGTTCTGCTGAATGTGTTAGATTTCACATTGCCGagaaaagcaaaagattgaACCTGGAACTTGGCCCAGCTTTccacattttcaagtttgacaAAATGGGCGAAGAAGTCAAACATTCCTGGACAAGTCAAGAACAGGAGAAATTTGCTGCCATAGTGAGGTTGAATCCCCCTTCTCAAGGTAAGTGTTTCTGGGATCAAATGTTCAAGGATCTTCCTTCCAAAAGCAGGGTTGAATTGGTTAGCTACTACTTTAATGTCTTTCTCATGCTACGAAGGAGAAATCAGAACAGTTTCACTCCCCTTAACATTGATAGCGATGACGATGAGTGGGAACCTGGTTCTGTTGTTCGTGTTGTTGGCCACCAAGAGATCAGGTCGTCAGGCTCCATTTTTTATTCGCCAACGAAGCCACATTCTAGGTGTAGATGA